Proteins encoded together in one Musa acuminata AAA Group cultivar baxijiao chromosome BXJ3-6, Cavendish_Baxijiao_AAA, whole genome shotgun sequence window:
- the LOC103989354 gene encoding protein FAR1-RELATED SEQUENCE 9: MESIGTLNPSMEFDNSQEGELEPLIQIQPRECDLDQPIAVDPLHHDSIAVLLANQPEDCPVSGEGRELVAAAAVEMEAVAEVACGDLHEPAMGMEFDSPDAARAFYSAYAERVGFRIRNSKSFTSRVDDTVIMRRFVCSKQGRPTKKDPFDLTKKRRNRTSSREGCNAMLQVNRRENGRWAISRCVLDHCHPLGVIPKQSPAVQKKLAKKPWELLVSPATEPQQSGLGPGGGVAQSLLEYFKRMQAENPAFFYAIQVDRNNCVSNVFWADARARMAYSYFGDAVVFDMTCKKNKRMVPFATFTGFNHHRQLIVFGCAFMTDESEASFTWLFETWLGLMSGRRPVSFITAYNESMAVAASKVFLNVRHRFCKRDIFGKCKDKLSGVYLIHPSFKAEFKKCVNECESVEEFDSCWRSLIDRYNLEDNMWMQALYAIRQKWIPLFFRGTFFGEFFGTPKLETMHKFFQRHSITTTTLRDLVSQFDKAMAGQYEKELQSDFDANHTRPVLRTPSPMEKQASEVYTKSIFDLFQEEFAGSSGFLKEKVADGVEYMYRVTKIEDDSKAYMVTYNASNKHITCSCFMFEFSGVLCRHVLGVLIVVNVLTLPDDYILRRWTKNAKSNGLSCEDRGLCQRNSRKALAWRCNDLCRDAIKFAEEGATSAVIYKVAKGALQKAFAEVLATKKGSFFNRPGR; encoded by the exons ATGGAGAGCATCGGAACTCTCAACCCTTCCATGGAGTTCGATAACTCTCAAGAAGGTGAGCTCGAACCCCTGATCCAAATCCAACCCCGAGAATGTGATCTCGACCAGCCCATCGCCGTCGACCCCCTGCACCACGATTCCATCGCCGTTCTCCTCGCTAACCAGCCGGAAGACTGTCCGGTCTCCGGAGAAGGGCGGGAGCTGGTGGCCGCCGCCGCGGTGGAAATGGAGGCCGTGGCCGAGGTGGCCTGTGGCGATCTCCATGAGCCAGCCATGGGAATGGAGTTCGACTCCCCGGACGCTGCCAGGGCCTTCTACTCCGCTTACGCCGAGCGCGTCGGCTTTCGGATTCGCAACAGCAAATCCTTCACCTCCCGGGTCGACGACACCGTGATCATGAGGCGCTTCGTCTGCTCAAAGCAGGGCCGGCCAACGAAGAAGGACCCCTTCGACCTCACCAAGAAGCGGCGCAACCGCACCTCCTCCCGCGAGGGCTGCAACGCCATGCTCCAGGTCAACCGTCGTGAGAACGGCCGGTGGGCCATCTCAAGGTGTGTGCTTGACCATTGCCATCCCCTCGGCGTCATCCCTAAGCAATCGCCTGCTGTCCAGAAGAAGCTAGCCAAGAAGCCTTGGGAGCTTCTTGTCTCCCCCGCCACAGAGCCACAGCAGAGTGGGCTAGGTCCTGGTGGTGGCGTGGCACAGAGCCTCCTGGAGTACTTCAAACGGATGCAGGCAGAGAATCCTGCTTTCTTTTATGCAATACAAGTTGACCGGAATAATTGTGTCTCGAATGTGTTCTGGGCTGACGCCCGAGCAAGGATGGCATATAGCTATTTTGGTGACGCAGTTGTTTTTGACATGACCTGTAAGAAGAACAAGCGCATGGTGCCTTTTGCAACTTTTACTGGATTTAACCACCATAGGCAGCTTATTGTGTTCGGTTGTGCATTTATGACGGATGAGAGTGAGGCTTCTTTCACTTGGCTATTTGAGACATGGCTTGGATTGATGAGCGGACGTCGGCCGGTGTCTTTCATCACTGCCTATAATGAGTCCATGGCGGTGGCTGCAAGCAAAGTGTTCCTGAATGTTCGGCATAGGTTCTGCAAGAGGGACATTTTTGGCAAGTGCAAGGATAAGCTTTCAGGTGTCTATTTGATACATCCTTCATTTAAGGCTGAGTTTAAGAAATGTGTGAATGAATGTGAAAGTGTCGAAGAATTTGATTCCTGTTGGAGGTCACTAATCGATAGATATAATTTGGAGGACAATATGTGGATGCAAGCCCTTTATGCAATTCGGCAGAAATGGATTCCTCTGTTCTTTAGAGGAACATTCTTTGGGGAATTTTTTGGGACTCCAAAATTGGAGACCATGCACAAATTTTTCCAGAGACACTCCATCACAACGACCACTCTGCGTGATCTAGTTTCTCAGTTTGATAAAGCTATGGCTGGGCAATATGAGAAGGAACTACAATCAGACTTTGATGCAAATCATACAAGGCCTGTTTTAAGGACTCCATCACCGATGGAAAAACAAGCATCAGAAGTTTACACAAAATCCATATTCGACTTATTTCAGGAGGAATTTGCAGGGTCGTCAGGATTTTTAAAGGAGAAAGTTGCAGATGGTGTTGAATATATGTATCGGGTGACTAAAATTGAGGATGACAGTAAAGCATACATGGTCACATATAATGCTTCCAACAAGCACATAACCTGTAGCTGTTTCATGTTTGAGTTCTCAGGCGTCCTCTGTAGGCATGTGTTAGGAGTGCTGATAGTAGTTAATGTTCTTACACTTCCAGATGATTATATCTTGAGAAGATGGACGAAGAATGCCAAAAGTAATGGTTTATCTTGTGAAGATCGTGGTTTATGTCAACGTAATTCTCGAAAAGCTTTGGCTTGGAGGTGCAATGATCTCTGTCGTGATGCCATTAAGTTTGCAGAGGAAGGGGCTACCTCAGCAGTAATATATAAAGTTGCAAAGGGCGCTTTGCAGAAGGCTTTTGCTGAAGTCTTAGCTACTAAGAAAGGTTCCTTCTTCAACAGACCAG GAAGGTGA
- the LOC103989353 gene encoding glutathione S-transferase zeta class-like isoform X1 has translation MASDSEAMARPANLTLYSYCWSSCAHRVRIALNLKGLEYEYKAVNLSKGDQFDPEFEKINPLKFVPALVDGDVVVADSLAIILYLEDKYPQHPLLPQDLKKKAINLQVASIVSSSIQPLQSFFTRQFFEKRISLDEKLTSSQNHVNKGFAAIEKLIKEIAGKYATGDEVQLADVFLAPQIFAGVARFQIDMSLYPTLARLNEAYAELPAFQAALPHRQPDAPSTS, from the exons ATGGCGTCTGATTCCGAG GCGATGGCGCGGCCGGCGAATCTCACTCTGTACTCCTACTGTTGGAGCTCATGTGCGCACCGAGTCCGCATCGCCCTTAATCTCAAAG GGTTGGAGTACGAGTATAAGGCTGTGAATCTTTCGAAAGGCGACCAATTCGATCCAG AGTTCGAGAAGATTAATCCACTTAAATTTGTTCCGGCACTGGTAGATGGTGATGTAGTGGTTGCTGACTCGCTTGCAATAATACTG TATTTAGAAGACAAGTATCCTCAACACCCTTTGCTGCCTCAAGACCTGAAAAAGAAAGCAATCAACCTCCAG GTTGCTAGTATTGTCAGTTCAAGTATTCAACCACTTCAGAGTTTTTTTACACGA CAATTTTTCGAGAAAAGAATCAGTTTGGATGAGAAACTCACTTCGTCGCAGAATCATGTCAATAAAGGATTTGCAG CAATCGAGAAACTCATAAAGGAGATTGCCGGCAAATATGCTACCGGAGATGAGGTCCAGCTG GCAGATGTGTTTCTGGCGCCCCAGATCTTTGCAGGGGTAGCACGGTTCCAAATTGACATG TCGCTCTACCCTACGCTAGCCAGGCTGAATGAAGCATATGCTGAGCTGCCTGCTTTTCAAGCTGCCCTTCCTCATCGGCAGCCAGATGCGCCTTCCACATCCTAA
- the LOC103989353 gene encoding glutathione S-transferase 2-like isoform X2: protein MASDSEAMARPANLTLYSYCWSSCAHRVRIALNLKGLEYEYKAVNLSKGDQFDPEFEKINPLKFVPALVDGDVVVADSLAIILYLEDKYPQHPLLPQDLKKKAINLQVASIVSSSIQPLQSFFTRQFFEKRISLDEKLTSSQNHVNKGFAAIEKLIKEIAGKYATGDEVQLSLYPTLARLNEAYAELPAFQAALPHRQPDAPSTS, encoded by the exons ATGGCGTCTGATTCCGAG GCGATGGCGCGGCCGGCGAATCTCACTCTGTACTCCTACTGTTGGAGCTCATGTGCGCACCGAGTCCGCATCGCCCTTAATCTCAAAG GGTTGGAGTACGAGTATAAGGCTGTGAATCTTTCGAAAGGCGACCAATTCGATCCAG AGTTCGAGAAGATTAATCCACTTAAATTTGTTCCGGCACTGGTAGATGGTGATGTAGTGGTTGCTGACTCGCTTGCAATAATACTG TATTTAGAAGACAAGTATCCTCAACACCCTTTGCTGCCTCAAGACCTGAAAAAGAAAGCAATCAACCTCCAG GTTGCTAGTATTGTCAGTTCAAGTATTCAACCACTTCAGAGTTTTTTTACACGA CAATTTTTCGAGAAAAGAATCAGTTTGGATGAGAAACTCACTTCGTCGCAGAATCATGTCAATAAAGGATTTGCAG CAATCGAGAAACTCATAAAGGAGATTGCCGGCAAATATGCTACCGGAGATGAGGTCCAGCTG TCGCTCTACCCTACGCTAGCCAGGCTGAATGAAGCATATGCTGAGCTGCCTGCTTTTCAAGCTGCCCTTCCTCATCGGCAGCCAGATGCGCCTTCCACATCCTAA